From the Bombus vancouverensis nearcticus chromosome 3, iyBomVanc1_principal, whole genome shotgun sequence genome, one window contains:
- the Hen1 gene encoding hen1 methyltransferase: MIIVLIHVIYFFGKFVYQNYRSKRQNTMDNDTVNMELGRNISESDRRMVDPETPQTFEENIKFFPPAYIQRYAAVADVLNSERYRGKLRKIVDFGCAELGFLTHLKNTGGIQEILCVDINRPLLEAYKSRGAPLVSEYLHRRTAPFVIEISEGCVTQNDKRLQNTDAVICIELIEHLYPDTLINFPYNIFGYIRPVLVVITTPNAEFNTLFPNFSGFRHPDHKFEWTRQQFQDWAQNIILRYPNYVATYHGICKGPEGSEHLGYCTQMAVFHRIGEMEEAYSPGIENLFKVVARYEYPFQIDNRSDEEKIVDEASYYIRHLSYQDDMEEEVPLKLILKMLHTFPISMDELETILGDAGWAIEEREGGPVVLVPPPTTYSDTTVGGPLWSNDMYASEEDEWNMESEQPTNYSRDEQEETDNEDWNVESSIVIPAMSQNNSVLEDDAYLYDEKDVLHSNEFETTRSAEIPDKYSEINNEGNIDSILGTDNFNKSFDDNDPLYLNESTELSDSPVTRKLKSLYITSDIQDDAISDTAQKLNCTLDLVYMSLSRASTSPEPYLLHAVKMDQQLTNDSICNQSMSDHWMLNNSLQQENISINTIADVNDEESKKSSLKYDLDGHDHLNDIYSNTLYKEDKDPDNDTNTAASTNPIDQNQMQSIQQSSNVSEHNCHLKDQLQSDNSIVYANDIVTDNQPQFTSSPKMETRASSVGKKRRSLDYKKEEENNTNSLNISQKCQFTSPGSNNSRNEVLLQSNIDTNITAMSGIKPNTIGKRYSKQDTSMYQNDMNVKSGNELIKNFDQDTLNSSDTATICPTLDDNKQTIEELPETNSLSSNNGTKSNETLQREITDPCATEKLVKEEKELPVINTNNIQSVNCDTKIQLTKNSINEKTDLKSELHNDHDLRSVVTEMFCNDAKDTRDIESTSVLKNEKQDECNVENRELKPSPETVETPSNSWSSEVIDSGYPNSASAQDMTQEYALSSVAQGHISDSEYPNIAEVLRPEIPDEIEVENGDLANNNRDGEGNNMIAAELNELEDLQPFIEVLENDIENENDIYGIENDFPIWLLGILNMANPIDEDMGMQNHRELMFPNRAAGDNARYVNMERDEGFDNNSEENSDLENNEM; the protein is encoded by the exons ATGATTATTGTGCTCATCCATGTGATCTATTTCTTTGGCAAGTTTGTATATCAGAATTATCGAAGCAAAAGACAAAACACAATGGATAATGATACGGTTAACATGGAGCTAGGACGCAACATTTCTGAAAGTGATCGTAGAATGGTAGATCCTGAGACACCTCAGACTTTTgaagaaaatatcaaatttttccCGCCGGCGTACATCCAAAGATATGCTGCTGTCGCCGATGTACTTAATAGTGAGAGATATCGAGGAAAATTACGCAAG ATCGTTGACTTTGGATGTGCAGAACTTGGTTTTTTAACACACCTAAAAAATACAGGAGGCATACAAGAAATATTATGCGTAGATATTAATAGACCGCTTTTAGAAGCTTATAAAAGTAGAGGTGCTCCCTTAGTATCTGAATATTTACATAGAAGAACTGCACCTTTTGTGATCGAGATAAGCGAAGGTTGTGTTACTCAAAATGACAAGAGGCTACAAAACACAGATGCTGTAATCTGCATAGAATT GATCGAGCATTTGTATCCAGATACTTTAATAAATTTCCCTTACAATATTTTTGGCTATATCAGACCAGTATTGGTAGTGATAACAACTCCAAATGCAGAGTTTAATACGTTATTCCCAAACTTTTCTGGATTTAGACATCCTGATCATAAATTCGAATGGACCAGGCAACAATTTCAAGATTG GgctcaaaatattattttaagatACCCCAATTATGTAGCAACATATCATGGGATTTGTAAAGGCCCAGAAGGCTCAGAACATTTAGGATATTGTACTCAAATGGCTGTTTTTCATCGCATCGGTGAGATGGAAGAAGCGTATAGCCCTggcattgaaaatttatttaaagttgTAGCTAGATACGAATACCCGTTTCAAATAGATAATCGCTCGGATGAAGAAAAGATTGTTGACGAAGCATCGTACTACATTAGACATTTATCGTATCAAGACGATATGGAAGAAGAAGTTCCATTAAaactaatattaaaaatgttacaTACGTTTCCAATTTCTATGGATGAATTGGAAACAATTTTAGGGGACGCTGGCTGGGCAATTGAAGAGCGTGAAGGTGGCCCTGTTGTCTTAGTACCACCACCTACTACATATTCTGATACTACAGTAGGTGGGCCTCTTTGGAGTAATGACATGTATGCTTCGGAGGAAGATGAGTGGAATATGGAATCCGAACAACCTACAAATTACAGCAGAGACGAACAAGAAGAAACGGACAATGAAGATTGGAACGTAGAATCaagtatcgttatacctgctatGTCACAAAATAATTCTGTGCTTGAAGACGATGCTTATCTTTATGACGAAAAGGATGTTTTACACAGTAATGAATTTGAAACGACAAGAAGTGCCGAAATTCCTGATAAATACAGTGAAATTAACAACGAAGGAAATATAGATTCAATACTTGGCAcagataatttcaataaatcatTTGACGATAATGATCCATTGTACTTAAATGAATCAACAGAATTATCTGATTCTCCCGTAACAAGAAAACTTAAAAGTTTGTATATAACATCGGACATACAAGATGATGCTATATCAGATACTGCACAAAAACTTAATTGTACGTTAGATCTAGTTTACATGTCCCTTTCACGGGCCTCTACTTCGCCTGAGCCATATCTTTTACACGCCGTTAAGATGGACCAACAATTAACAAACGATAGTATATGTAATCAAAGCATGAGTGATCACTGGATGTTAAACAATTCGCTCCAACAGGAAAATATATCGATTAACACCATCGCAGATGTAAATGATGAAGAAAGCAAGAAATCATCATTAAAATATGATCTTGATGGACATGATCACTTaaacgatatttattcaaatacatTATATAAAGAAGATAAAGATCCTGACAATGATACTAACACAGCAGCAAGTACAAACCCTATCGATCAAAATCAAATGCAAAGTATCCAACAGAGTAGTAATGTCTCGGAGCATAATTGTCATCTAAAAGATCAATTGCAATCAGATAATAGTATAGTTTATGCTAATGATATTGTAACAGACAATCAACCACAGTTTACAAGTTCACCAAAAATGGAAACTAGAGCAAGTAGCGTGGGTAAAAAACGAAGATCTCTTGATTAcaagaaggaggaggagaatAATActaattcgttaaatatatcaCAGAAATGTCAGTTCACAAGCCCTGGTAGCAATAATAGTAGAAATGAGGTACTTTTACAAAGTAATATTGATACAAATATAACTGCTATGTCAGGCATTAAACCAAATACAATAGGAAAAAGGTATAGTAAACAAGATACTTCTATGTATCAGAATGATATGAATGTAAAAAGTGGGAACGAGTTAATAAAGAACTTTGATCAAGATACGCTTAATAGTAGCGATACAGCAACAATATGTCCTACATTAGATGATAATAAACAAACAATAGAGGAATTGCCTGAAACGAATTCTTTAAGTAGTAACAATGGCACGAAAAGTAATGAAACATTACAAAGGGAAATTACAGATCCTTGTGCTACAGAAAAGTTggtaaaggaagaaaaagaacttCCTGTAATAAATACCAATAACATACAATCAGTAAATTGTGATACAAAAATTCAATTGACGAAaaattcaattaatgaaaagaCTGATCTAAAATCTGAATTACATAATGATCATGATTTAAGGAGCGTTGTTACCGAAATGTTTTGTAATGATGCCAAAGATACAAGAGATATTGAATCCACATCAgtattaaaaaatgagaaacaAGATGAATGTAACGTAGAGAATCGCGAATTGAAACCTTCTCCAGAAACTGTGGAAACACCTTCAAATAGTTGGTCTTCGGAAGTAATAGATTCCGGATATCCAAATAGCGCTTCCGCTCAGGATATGACACAGGAATACGCTCTATCAAGTGTAGCGCAAGGTCATATATCCGATTCTGAATACCCAAATATAGCAGAAGTTCTAAGACCCGAAATTCCCGATGAGATCGAAGTTGAAAACGGTGACCTTGCAAATAATAACAGAGATGGTGAAGGTAATAATATGATTGCTGCAGAATTAAACGAGCTGGAAGACTTACAACCCTTCATTGAAGTACTGGAAAATGATATTGAAAACGAGAATGATATTTATGGTATAGAGAATGACTTCCCTATATGGTTGCTAGGAATATTAAATATGGCCAACCCAATTGATGAGGACATGGGCATGCAGAATCACAGGGAATTGATGTTTCCAAACAGAGCAGCAG GTGACAACGCAAGGTACGTAAATATGGAACGCGATGAAGGTTTTGATAATAATTCTGAAGAGAATAGTGatttagaaaataatgaaatgtaa